In one window of Methanoculleus chikugoensis DNA:
- a CDS encoding sulfurtransferase TusA family protein, with amino-acid sequence MEQENEPGRSRTAGLSCPMPITMMKGADGPAAEEDIRRRGDRMGHEIVKFEEDDGATRFVIRKMK; translated from the coding sequence ATGGAACAGGAGAACGAACCCGGGCGGTCGCGGACTGCCGGGCTCTCCTGCCCCATGCCGATCACGATGATGAAAGGGGCGGACGGCCCTGCCGCGGAGGAGGATATCCGACGTCGGGGAGACCGGATGGGGCACGAGATCGTGAAGTTCGAGGAGGATGACGGGGCCACGAGGTTCGTTATCCGGAAGATGAAGTGA
- the cofD gene encoding 2-phospho-L-lactate transferase, which translates to MITFLSGGTGTPKLLRGMRELLDERDIAVVVNTAEDTWLSGNHLSPDIDTVMYLFAGILDTNRWWGIRNDSYVTHDLLARLGIDEYIAVGDQDRAVHAARGEMLRSGMRLTEITHALCRTLDVRATVLPMTDSVVTTYVRTARGEMHFQEYWVKHRGDMAIDGVVRKFDEPPVATSEVIDAIEASDAVVIGPSNPVTSISPILECAGVREALRRQHVIAVSPFIGDAPISGPAAALMRAFGKEPSSAGTYGLYEDFADVFIQDTRDPVELEGALRQDTLMVNRGKSLDLAKSILTLIYGC; encoded by the coding sequence ATGATAACCTTCCTCTCGGGCGGGACCGGAACCCCGAAACTCCTCCGCGGGATGCGGGAACTGCTGGACGAGCGGGATATCGCGGTCGTCGTCAACACGGCCGAGGACACCTGGCTCTCCGGCAACCACCTCTCGCCCGACATCGACACGGTCATGTACCTCTTTGCGGGCATCCTCGACACCAACCGGTGGTGGGGGATCCGCAATGACTCCTACGTCACCCACGACCTCCTCGCACGGCTCGGCATCGACGAGTACATCGCCGTCGGCGACCAGGACCGGGCGGTTCACGCAGCACGGGGAGAGATGCTCCGGAGCGGCATGCGGCTGACGGAGATAACCCACGCACTCTGCCGCACGCTCGACGTCCGGGCGACCGTTCTCCCGATGACCGACTCCGTCGTGACGACCTACGTCCGGACGGCCCGGGGCGAGATGCACTTCCAGGAGTACTGGGTGAAGCACCGCGGCGACATGGCGATCGACGGCGTCGTCCGGAAGTTCGATGAGCCGCCGGTCGCGACCTCCGAGGTGATCGATGCGATCGAGGCAAGCGACGCCGTGGTGATCGGACCGAGCAACCCCGTCACGAGCATATCCCCGATCCTCGAGTGCGCCGGGGTGCGGGAGGCGCTCCGCCGGCAGCACGTCATCGCCGTCAGCCCGTTCATCGGCGATGCGCCGATCAGCGGCCCGGCGGCGGCCCTGATGCGAGCGTTCGGAAAAGAGCCCTCGTCCGCCGGAACCTACGGTCTCTACGAGGACTTCGCGGACGTCTTCATCCAGGACACCCGCGACCCGGTCGAGCTCGAAGGGGCGCTGCGCCAGGACACCCTCATGGTCAACCGGGGCAAGAGCCTCGACCTCGCAAAGAGTATCCTGACCCTGATCTACGGGTGCTGA
- the aspS gene encoding aspartate--tRNA(Asn) ligase has protein sequence MRLPIQAVTPETESAEIVGWVHEVRDLGGLSFFLIRDRTGIIQVTIPKKKVPAEILDTARNVSRESVVRVQGRVKAIEKAPGGREIVPEELEIISTAESPLPLDVAEKVPAELDTRLDSRFLDARKPRVRAIFFIRSAVTSSATAFLASRGCINITTPKIVAAATEGGTELFPIAYFEKEAFMNQSPQLYKQMMMAAGFEAVFELGPIFRAEEHNTVRHLNEATSLDVEVSFADHNDVMELLEDLIVHIYDHVAKNCADQLAELGVELTVPAKPFPRIPYTEAIEIANRVIEEKLTFGDDLSPAAERAIGDTVGQHYFIVDWPTDIRPYYAMPYPDRPEFCKAFDMMHPRMELSSGAQRIHDHDLLVERIRAKGLSPESFEFYLKPFRYGMPPHAGWGLGIERLVMTMLDLPNIREAVLFPRDRHRLTP, from the coding sequence ATGCGTCTACCAATACAGGCCGTAACCCCGGAAACGGAATCTGCCGAGATCGTCGGCTGGGTACACGAGGTTCGCGACCTCGGAGGACTCTCGTTCTTCCTGATCCGCGACCGGACCGGCATCATCCAGGTGACCATCCCGAAGAAGAAAGTCCCGGCAGAGATCCTTGATACCGCCCGGAACGTCTCGCGAGAGTCGGTGGTCAGGGTCCAGGGCAGGGTAAAGGCAATCGAGAAAGCACCCGGTGGGCGCGAGATCGTCCCCGAAGAGCTCGAGATCATCAGCACCGCAGAGAGCCCGCTCCCGCTCGACGTCGCCGAGAAGGTCCCCGCCGAACTCGATACCCGGCTCGACTCCCGGTTCCTGGACGCGAGAAAACCGCGTGTCCGCGCCATCTTCTTCATCCGGTCCGCCGTGACCTCTTCCGCGACCGCGTTCCTCGCCTCCCGGGGCTGCATCAACATCACCACCCCCAAGATCGTCGCGGCGGCGACCGAGGGCGGCACCGAACTCTTCCCGATCGCCTACTTCGAGAAAGAGGCGTTCATGAACCAGAGCCCGCAGCTCTATAAGCAGATGATGATGGCTGCCGGGTTCGAGGCGGTCTTCGAACTCGGCCCCATCTTCCGCGCTGAGGAGCACAACACCGTCCGGCACCTCAACGAGGCGACGAGCCTCGACGTCGAGGTCTCGTTTGCCGACCACAACGACGTCATGGAACTCCTCGAGGACCTGATCGTCCACATATACGACCACGTCGCGAAGAACTGCGCCGACCAGCTCGCGGAACTCGGGGTCGAACTTACGGTTCCGGCAAAGCCGTTCCCCCGGATCCCCTATACGGAGGCGATCGAGATCGCGAACCGCGTCATCGAGGAGAAACTCACCTTCGGCGACGACCTCTCTCCGGCGGCCGAGCGGGCGATCGGGGATACCGTCGGGCAGCACTACTTCATCGTCGACTGGCCGACCGATATCAGGCCCTACTACGCGATGCCCTACCCGGATCGTCCCGAGTTCTGCAAGGCGTTCGATATGATGCACCCCCGGATGGAACTCTCCTCCGGCGCCCAGCGTATCCACGATCACGACCTCCTCGTGGAGCGGATCCGTGCGAAAGGCCTCTCTCCCGAGAGTTTTGAGTTCTATTTGAAGCCGTTCCGCTACGGCATGCCCCCGCATGCCGGGTGGGGGCTCGGCATCGAGCGGCTGGTGATGACGATGCTTGACCTTCCAAACATCCGCGAGGCGGTGCTCTTCCCGCGTGACCGGCACAGACTGACGCCATGA
- a CDS encoding sulfurtransferase TusA family protein has protein sequence MYADKTVNCVGACQSPMLLIEEEMEVLENGQILQVTADRHDLVEAVRSWADKSGHKVEEEHVASGVTTLIVRKGAAPAAEAT, from the coding sequence ATGTACGCGGATAAGACGGTAAACTGTGTCGGTGCCTGCCAGTCGCCCATGCTCCTGATCGAGGAGGAGATGGAGGTGCTCGAGAACGGGCAGATCCTGCAGGTGACGGCCGACAGGCACGACCTTGTCGAGGCGGTCAGGTCGTGGGCCGATAAGAGCGGGCATAAGGTCGAGGAGGAGCACGTCGCGAGCGGCGTTACGACCCTCATCGTGCGCAAGGGGGCGGCACCGGCGGCAGAAGCGACGTGA
- a CDS encoding RAD55 family ATPase: MADTTRRSTGIAGLDLALDGGFSPGTRIVIAGSPLSGLELLAQQFWQEGGGAGAYLMLDTMPGESMIDARGMDPTAMAAAMAGEKIVVDSLSTLVAAWGIDTAVRFVLEETRPIIEGGANIVYLVYTGVHSPAEEVRIMRAADVFISLRQQVHGNEFERTLAIEKLKGSDVPQRVIPYHIIAEGLELSTTSRVV, encoded by the coding sequence GTGGCAGACACCACCAGACGTTCGACAGGAATTGCGGGCCTGGACCTGGCGCTTGACGGAGGATTCTCACCGGGCACCCGTATCGTCATCGCCGGATCTCCGCTGAGCGGTCTTGAACTCCTGGCACAGCAGTTCTGGCAGGAAGGGGGAGGAGCGGGAGCCTACCTGATGCTTGATACCATGCCGGGAGAGAGTATGATCGACGCACGGGGCATGGACCCCACGGCGATGGCGGCGGCGATGGCGGGCGAGAAGATCGTCGTGGACTCGCTCTCCACGCTGGTCGCCGCCTGGGGGATCGACACGGCCGTCAGGTTCGTCCTCGAGGAGACGCGCCCGATCATCGAGGGGGGTGCAAACATCGTCTACCTCGTCTATACGGGAGTCCACAGCCCCGCGGAAGAGGTGCGGATTATGCGGGCGGCCGACGTCTTCATCTCTCTCAGGCAGCAGGTTCACGGCAACGAGTTCGAGCGGACGCTTGCCATCGAGAAACTCAAAGGTTCGGACGTGCCGCAGCGGGTCATCCCCTATCATATCATCGCAGAAGGCCTCGAACTCTCGACGACGAGCAGGGTGGTCTAG
- a CDS encoding class I adenylate-forming enzyme family protein, with product MPNCTTFLDANACNPDKIALVVPSRGEIYTRAELRDRVARAAGGLLALGIERGEQVCIYLESSPEYLITYLALWRIGAVAVPTNRVYTESEVLYAVRDAEAVAVVTDVEGAGLVDRIRNRAPALRHVVAVGGEAAGATPWADLFDAAPCRRAAHCRFDDLCQIQYTSGTTGKPKGAMLTHGNWIAAMDAERDVLRITDADVYLGIYPMGHVGVSWGIATLRAGGTYVVMERFDLDRYLELAREYRATIVAGMPPVIHSLIQTPPGTEAALATARAMISGGGPLTPGVWKPFHERFGIPIVNAYGLSETVVVGTGTAIRPEHYASADEFRSVGTPVGFSEVKIVDANDPARELPPGVDGEIALRGPGVALGYWQMPEETAAVFLPDGWFLTGDVGHLDEDGMLYITDRKKDMIVMSGWKVYPTEVEDVLVQHPGVRDAAVFGCADEHRGEVPVAVVVPSGEDISPDEIVAFARERLAGYKVPRRVIIAGEIPRVNGWKLLRKRLREEYCSDGAHPTG from the coding sequence ATGCCAAACTGTACCACCTTCCTCGATGCCAACGCCTGTAACCCCGATAAGATCGCTCTCGTCGTCCCCTCCCGGGGGGAGATCTACACCCGTGCCGAACTTAGGGACCGGGTCGCCCGGGCTGCAGGCGGTCTCCTCGCCCTCGGTATCGAGCGCGGGGAGCAGGTCTGCATCTACCTTGAGAGTTCGCCGGAATACCTCATCACCTACCTCGCCCTCTGGCGGATCGGGGCCGTCGCCGTCCCGACGAACCGGGTATACACGGAGAGCGAGGTTCTCTACGCCGTCCGCGACGCAGAGGCCGTCGCCGTCGTCACCGACGTCGAGGGTGCAGGCCTCGTCGACCGCATCCGCAACCGGGCCCCGGCGCTCCGGCACGTCGTCGCCGTCGGGGGGGAGGCCGCGGGCGCAACGCCGTGGGCCGACCTCTTCGATGCAGCCCCGTGCCGCCGTGCCGCCCATTGCCGGTTCGACGACCTCTGCCAGATCCAGTACACGAGCGGCACCACCGGCAAGCCGAAGGGCGCCATGCTCACCCACGGGAACTGGATCGCGGCGATGGACGCCGAGCGGGACGTTCTCCGGATCACCGATGCCGACGTCTACCTCGGGATCTACCCGATGGGGCACGTCGGGGTGAGCTGGGGGATCGCCACCCTCCGGGCCGGCGGAACCTACGTCGTCATGGAGCGGTTCGATCTCGACCGCTACCTCGAACTCGCCCGTGAATACCGGGCGACGATCGTCGCCGGGATGCCGCCGGTGATCCACTCCCTCATCCAGACCCCGCCGGGGACCGAGGCGGCGCTCGCGACCGCCCGGGCGATGATCAGCGGCGGCGGCCCCCTGACGCCCGGCGTCTGGAAACCCTTCCACGAACGGTTCGGCATTCCCATCGTCAACGCCTACGGCCTCTCCGAGACGGTCGTCGTCGGGACCGGGACCGCCATCCGCCCCGAGCACTACGCGAGCGCCGATGAGTTCCGGAGCGTCGGCACCCCGGTCGGGTTCTCGGAGGTGAAGATCGTCGATGCGAACGATCCCGCACGGGAACTCCCGCCCGGCGTTGACGGCGAGATCGCTCTCCGGGGGCCGGGGGTAGCGCTCGGCTACTGGCAGATGCCCGAAGAGACGGCCGCCGTCTTCCTCCCCGACGGCTGGTTCCTGACCGGTGACGTCGGCCACCTGGACGAAGACGGGATGCTCTACATCACCGACCGCAAGAAGGACATGATCGTGATGTCGGGCTGGAAGGTCTACCCGACCGAGGTCGAGGACGTCCTTGTCCAGCACCCGGGCGTCCGCGACGCGGCGGTCTTCGGGTGCGCCGACGAGCACCGGGGCGAGGTTCCGGTGGCCGTGGTGGTTCCTTCCGGGGAGGATATCTCGCCCGACGAGATCGTCGCTTTCGCCCGCGAACGTCTCGCGGGATACAAGGTTCCCCGCCGGGTCATCATCGCCGGCGAGATCCCCCGGGTGAACGGGTGGAAACTCCTCAGAAAGCGTCTCCGGGAGGAGTACTGCAGCGACGGAGCGCATCCGACAGGGTAG
- a CDS encoding 2-phospho-L-lactate transferase CofD family protein gives MITFLSGGAGTLSLIRGVRQILYDSEIAVVANTAEDLWISGGHCAPDIDTAVFLFAGILDTGRWWGIKGDTYATHNYLPKVAGGEPFPVGDRARAVQIARAALLNEGLTLTEAVERQCRSLKIGATVLPMTDGDAALFVDTGTERIPLLTYRMAADPGTEVRELVRPVPPAVTDRVRAAIEESDAVVIGPANPAASILPILDCAGMRDLLRDAFVVAVSPFRGGATPDPKDAALMYAVGEPPTSPAVSRLYGNIVDVFVQDIHDPDDVPGSLRLETRLLHERQAESLAWDITAVIRHAVS, from the coding sequence ATGATCACCTTCCTCTCCGGCGGAGCCGGGACCCTCTCGCTCATCCGGGGCGTCCGCCAGATCCTCTACGACAGCGAGATCGCCGTGGTCGCGAATACCGCTGAGGATCTCTGGATATCGGGCGGCCACTGTGCGCCGGATATCGACACCGCCGTCTTCCTCTTTGCCGGCATCCTCGACACCGGCCGGTGGTGGGGAATCAAGGGCGACACCTACGCCACCCATAACTACCTCCCGAAGGTGGCGGGCGGCGAACCCTTCCCGGTCGGCGACCGTGCCCGGGCCGTCCAGATCGCCCGGGCAGCGCTCCTCAACGAGGGGCTGACCCTGACCGAGGCGGTCGAGCGCCAGTGCCGCTCACTCAAGATCGGGGCGACCGTCCTCCCGATGACCGACGGCGACGCCGCCCTCTTCGTCGATACCGGCACCGAACGTATCCCGCTCCTCACCTACCGGATGGCCGCCGACCCCGGGACGGAGGTGCGCGAACTCGTCCGGCCCGTTCCGCCCGCGGTCACGGACAGGGTGCGGGCGGCGATCGAGGAAAGCGACGCCGTGGTGATCGGCCCCGCGAACCCGGCGGCGAGCATCCTCCCCATCCTCGACTGCGCCGGGATGCGGGACCTCCTCCGCGATGCATTCGTCGTCGCGGTCTCGCCGTTTAGGGGCGGCGCCACGCCCGACCCAAAGGACGCCGCCCTCATGTACGCCGTCGGAGAGCCCCCCACATCCCCGGCGGTCTCCCGGCTGTATGGGAATATCGTCGACGTCTTCGTCCAGGACATCCACGACCCCGACGACGTTCCCGGATCGCTCCGCCTGGAGACCCGCCTTTTGCACGAACGGCAGGCCGAATCGCTCGCGTGGGACATCACGGCGGTCATCCGCCACGCCGTTTCGTGA
- a CDS encoding pyruvoyl-dependent arginine decarboxylase — MFVPTKCFFTKGVGIHKDKLASFELALREAGIEKYNLVYVSSIFPPNCQLVSPEEGLKELSPGSIVYVVMARAETNEPSRLASAAIGHAMPKESNTYGYLSEHHAFGETAEVSGEYAEDLAATMLATTLGIEFDPDRAWQEREQIYKASGRIISTTHTCQAAEGVMDGRWTTVIAAAVFL, encoded by the coding sequence ATGTTCGTTCCGACCAAGTGTTTCTTTACGAAAGGTGTGGGTATCCACAAAGACAAACTGGCATCGTTTGAACTGGCTCTCAGGGAGGCGGGTATCGAGAAGTACAATCTGGTCTACGTCTCGAGTATCTTCCCCCCGAACTGCCAGCTGGTTTCGCCTGAGGAAGGCTTGAAGGAGCTCTCCCCGGGGAGCATCGTCTACGTCGTCATGGCCCGCGCCGAGACCAACGAGCCGAGCAGGCTCGCCTCCGCGGCCATCGGCCACGCGATGCCCAAAGAGAGCAACACCTACGGCTACCTCTCCGAGCACCACGCCTTCGGGGAGACGGCGGAAGTCTCGGGCGAATACGCCGAAGACCTTGCGGCAACCATGCTCGCGACGACGCTCGGGATCGAGTTCGACCCCGACAGGGCGTGGCAGGAGCGGGAGCAGATCTACAAGGCGAGCGGCCGGATCATCAGCACGACCCACACCTGCCAGGCGGCGGAAGGGGTCATGGACGGCCGCTGGACGACGGTCATCGCCGCAGCGGTCTTCCTCTAA
- a CDS encoding HD domain-containing protein, with protein MKIIKDPVHGYVEADALVLRLLDSEVVQRLRHVTQLGFANLVYPGANHTRFEHSLGTMHLAGLMSGQLGLDGDETKLVTTAALLHDIGHGPFSHVTEPVMEEFTGRSHHQIDRLVREGTTAGILEGEGLDPAEVCAVVAGKHRLASIIHGSLDVDRMDYLMRDAHYTGVPYGTVDAHRLIRSTIFTESGIALHEGGINAAESLLIARTLMRPAVYFHHVSRIATSMFVHALREEVQNVPGTDARELMRMDDAACMERLKHSSCEITRDLARRVYYRDLYKRALYVGEDRVNAAALRQDLGPAREREIAREIAESAGVTEDCVLVDIPPLPRALSMEVRVRNSHAMVDIEEVSPLINTLNDTRRQQWRLGVYTVEEHRNAVEQAAMEILRVKRATKQDKLIVT; from the coding sequence ATGAAGATCATCAAGGATCCGGTGCACGGCTACGTCGAGGCGGACGCACTGGTGCTCCGGCTGCTCGACTCGGAGGTCGTCCAGCGGCTCCGCCACGTCACCCAGCTCGGGTTTGCAAACCTCGTCTACCCCGGGGCAAACCATACCCGGTTCGAGCACTCGCTCGGGACGATGCACCTTGCGGGTCTCATGTCGGGCCAGCTCGGTCTCGACGGGGATGAGACGAAACTCGTCACCACGGCCGCCCTCCTCCACGACATCGGCCACGGCCCCTTCTCCCACGTCACCGAGCCGGTGATGGAGGAGTTCACGGGAAGAAGCCACCACCAGATCGACCGCCTCGTCCGCGAGGGAACGACCGCCGGGATCCTCGAAGGCGAAGGGCTCGACCCCGCCGAGGTCTGCGCCGTCGTCGCAGGAAAGCACCGCCTCGCGAGCATCATCCACGGGAGCCTGGACGTCGACCGGATGGACTACCTGATGCGCGACGCCCACTACACCGGCGTCCCTTACGGGACGGTCGACGCACACCGGCTGATCCGGAGCACCATCTTCACCGAATCGGGCATCGCCCTGCACGAAGGCGGGATCAACGCCGCCGAGTCGCTCCTCATCGCCCGGACGCTGATGCGCCCGGCGGTCTACTTCCACCACGTGAGCCGGATCGCGACGAGCATGTTCGTCCACGCCCTCCGCGAGGAGGTGCAAAACGTCCCGGGCACGGACGCCCGCGAACTGATGCGGATGGACGACGCCGCCTGCATGGAGCGGCTGAAGCACTCTTCCTGCGAAATTACCCGCGACCTCGCCCGCCGGGTCTACTACCGCGACCTCTACAAGCGGGCGCTCTATGTCGGCGAAGATCGGGTGAACGCCGCGGCCCTCCGGCAGGACCTCGGCCCCGCCCGGGAGCGGGAGATCGCCCGCGAGATCGCCGAGAGCGCCGGGGTCACGGAGGACTGCGTCTTGGTCGACATCCCCCCGCTCCCCCGGGCGCTCTCGATGGAGGTCCGGGTCAGGAACAGCCACGCGATGGTCGATATCGAGGAGGTCTCCCCCCTCATCAATACCTTGAACGACACCCGGCGGCAGCAGTGGCGCCTCGGTGTCTACACCGTAGAGGAGCACCGGAACGCGGTCGAGCAGGCGGCGATGGAGATCCTCCGGGTGAAGCGGGCGACCAAACAGGATAAACTCATAGTGACATAG
- the nifU gene encoding Fe-S cluster assembly scaffold protein NifU yields MADQIGYSQKVMEHFMNPHNVGVIENPDGYGKVGNPVCGDIMEIFIRVRDDVIEDIRFRTFGCGSAIATSSMVTDMAKGKTLEEAMKITRDDVATELDGLPPRKMHCSNLAADALHAAIEDYRGKQKQG; encoded by the coding sequence ATGGCGGACCAGATCGGATACAGCCAGAAGGTGATGGAGCACTTCATGAACCCGCACAACGTCGGGGTGATCGAGAACCCGGACGGTTACGGCAAGGTCGGCAATCCCGTCTGCGGGGACATCATGGAGATCTTCATCAGGGTCAGGGACGACGTCATCGAAGATATCAGATTCCGGACGTTCGGGTGCGGGTCGGCGATCGCGACGAGCAGCATGGTGACCGACATGGCTAAAGGAAAGACGCTTGAGGAGGCGATGAAGATCACCCGCGACGACGTCGCGACCGAACTCGACGGGCTGCCGCCCAGAAAGATGCACTGCTCGAACCTCGCGGCGGACGCGCTCCACGCGGCGATAGAGGATTACCGGGGGAAGCAAAAACAGGGGTGA
- a CDS encoding methionine synthase — MTLTSVRLPTTVVGSYPVVKGSGVRALMDPLKHAVEVAVADQIGAGIDIISDGQVRGDMIRAFTSHLPGIRGSSVVGKVQPAARPITLADTKYALSRHPKVKGILTGPSTLAHGLSIETPFYRNKDELVLDLAQALAVEANHLQDAGVALIQIDEPIFSTGAANLAVGREAVNAIAGMLRVPVCLHVCGNLGNVIDDVLRTNVAVFDFEFANNPGNLEVLSAKDLRGRMIGYGCVDSADPGIESIETIEKRIEAGIDIFSPDLMLIDPDCGLRMQARDAALGKLKNMVIAAGEIRAEYTG; from the coding sequence ATGACCCTGACAAGCGTGCGCCTCCCGACCACCGTGGTCGGGAGCTACCCGGTGGTGAAAGGCTCGGGGGTTCGCGCCCTCATGGACCCGCTGAAACATGCGGTGGAGGTAGCGGTGGCCGACCAGATCGGCGCCGGGATCGACATCATCTCCGACGGCCAGGTCCGGGGCGACATGATCCGGGCCTTCACCTCCCACCTCCCCGGGATCCGCGGGTCGTCGGTCGTCGGGAAGGTCCAGCCGGCCGCCCGACCCATCACCCTCGCGGACACGAAATACGCCCTCTCCCGGCACCCGAAGGTGAAAGGCATCCTCACCGGGCCGAGCACGCTCGCGCACGGCCTCTCGATCGAGACGCCGTTCTACCGGAACAAAGACGAGCTGGTTCTCGATCTCGCGCAGGCGCTCGCGGTCGAGGCGAACCATCTCCAGGACGCCGGTGTTGCGCTCATCCAGATAGACGAGCCCATCTTCTCGACGGGGGCGGCGAACCTCGCCGTCGGCCGCGAGGCGGTGAACGCGATCGCCGGGATGCTCCGGGTGCCGGTCTGCCTCCACGTCTGCGGGAACCTCGGGAACGTCATCGATGACGTTCTCAGGACAAACGTCGCCGTATTCGATTTTGAGTTCGCGAATAACCCCGGAAACCTCGAGGTGCTCTCGGCAAAAGACCTGCGCGGCCGGATGATCGGTTACGGCTGCGTGGACTCCGCCGACCCCGGCATCGAGAGTATCGAGACTATCGAAAAACGAATCGAGGCCGGGATCGACATCTTCTCCCCCGATCTCATGCTCATCGACCCCGACTGCGGTCTCCGGATGCAGGCGCGCGACGCAGCGCTCGGAAAACTGAAAAATATGGTTATTGCGGCGGGCGAAATCCGGGCCGAGTACACGGGCTAG
- a CDS encoding UbiX family flavin prenyltransferase — MKKEFVVGVTGASGVVYARRLLEVLCERATVHIVISDTARQIAGIEGVDLGGFDAVYAENSNLAADIASGSFRYDGMAIVPCSMKTLAAVSNGLADNLIGRAADVCLKEKRPLLLLLREMPLSRIHLKNMLAADEAGATVMVASPPFYQHPETIDDLVDMVVARVLDHMGVEHNLGTRWSGYDA; from the coding sequence ATGAAGAAGGAATTCGTCGTCGGGGTCACCGGGGCGAGCGGCGTCGTCTACGCCCGCCGCCTCCTCGAAGTGCTCTGCGAACGGGCAACGGTGCATATCGTCATCTCCGACACCGCCCGGCAGATCGCCGGGATCGAAGGCGTCGACCTCGGGGGATTCGACGCCGTATACGCCGAGAACAGCAACCTCGCGGCCGATATCGCGAGCGGATCGTTCCGCTACGACGGGATGGCAATCGTCCCCTGCAGCATGAAGACGCTTGCCGCCGTCAGCAACGGCCTCGCCGACAACCTGATCGGCCGGGCGGCGGACGTCTGCCTCAAGGAGAAGCGCCCCCTCCTCCTCCTTCTCCGGGAGATGCCGCTCTCCCGGATTCATTTGAAGAATATGCTTGCGGCCGACGAGGCCGGCGCGACCGTGATGGTCGCAAGCCCCCCCTTCTACCAGCACCCGGAGACCATCGACGATCTCGTCGATATGGTGGTGGCCCGGGTGCTCGACCACATGGGGGTCGAACACAACCTCGGAACCCGATGGAGCGGATACGATGCGTGA